The DNA window taattaatacggatcaGATACGGATTAGATTGAAAATTGTTTGgataattcaaactaaaaaatatttatatatatcagctttaaattagttaacaattttttttaaattttttttttttaattttttttaaattcgaattttttattattattaaatttgaatctgaaaaaaaaataaaaataataataataaatataataaaaaaaataaaaataaaaataaatattgttgtaaagtgatgataaataaaatatatattatattgagattaaatttaatttaaagaaaattaattaaaaagtatatttttatttagatggtttggataatcctaatccaattcgatttaattcaatccgaactcaatccgatccgatctcagaccaatccgaaatatccaatccgaattagtatttagaATTCGGATTTGATTGGATTTCGGATTAAACCACCGAATGCTCACCCCTAGTATTAGCGACGTTCTATTATTTTAGATCCGGTATTTATTAGCAACGCTTTAGATAACTTTAGTACCTTAAATATttcttcaaattaaaaatattaagattttattattattattattttaatttcttaatatattgaattttataattacaatcattatcataaaaaaattaatcaggTTTAATATGAAACTTGttatcataaaaaatcaatattaaaatatatactattatagAGCCAATTTATTGTAACTCAATGGTTACAATGAACTTGTAGCGTTTCACAATTTCAAAaacactaataataaaatatgtctTAGGTTATGCTGAAAGACTGGAATAAGTAACTgcaatataaacattttttaaactttttataatcatttttatttgaaaggtGAAATAATTTTACTGAATTTTTTTTCAGCagaaaaaatggttaaaacaatttgattcaatttataacattttatatcataaattatctgaaaaattcaaaacaaattcaagataacaaaaaaaaaccacTAAGAATAAATGGAAAAGACAACAACATCATATTAAATCAAGATCTAAATCCTGTTCGATCCGAGAGATTAGAACATCAGGAGCTTAGATTCTGCATCTTCTTTGTAAGGTCATCTTCCCGCTCCTTTTCGAGTGTAGTTATCGTTACTGCTATAAGCGACTGAATAACcatttgattgatgattgaaCTTGCCCTCCATCTCGGGCTTTCTTTATCGGGACAATGGTTAGTCTCGACATCATTGTAAGAATCGAATCTGAAACCTCTTAAATAAGAATCTTATCACTCTGAACTACTCTTATGTGTTCAAATATTTTCcagtatataaaagaataagaaTGACATATATTTGATATCACTGGAATATATTGCACCACCACATTTAGCTACTTCGGACTCACCCATCATATGTAAGACGAGTTCTAGGCTCCGGATCTAAGGTTTAAAAAATGATTGTGAAGAATATTGAAGGTGGTACAGCCAAGGAAACAGCATATCCGAAGTCGAGTTCTAATTGAATAAGATAGAGATGTGATCGATATTAGGTTTCTAATCATTCACATGATTCAGGTTTTCAAAGAGTTTGAACAAACATTCTAGCTATACTAACAcccaacacttaaaatataCAAGAGTATATTAAAGTTGTAAATTGAGGTGCCTCAAAATTCCTCAATACCAAAGAGCAAATTGGAATGAATCAAAGTAGGCCTAACTATTCCAAAAGTAGTTTGAGACATTGATGGAATGTGTAAAATTGACCAAGAAATTAATGAGCATCACCATGACTAAATTTGCCTAAGACCTAACTAGGCCAGTAGGTGTTATGATTACATCAAaatcttgtatatatatttatgttaacaTGGGTGGAGGGGGTGCAATTTAACCTATAAAGGGGGGCCTTTAATCATATATTACCCACTTTGGAGTTGGGGGGcatttgaaaatgatgaaaatcattttctatCAATAGTCTATCATCCTAAAAGTAACTTTTCTGTATGTTTTCCTCTTGTGAATATCTCAATCATGCACCCATTCTTCTTTTCATCCTTTATAAATAATCATACACAAGCATGCATGTGGCAATAACCTTAATCATATTAGGAATTTTAGCCAAAGTATCAATCAAACATGACTGAATCAAACAGTtgaataagctgaatcaaactagtccttgaactttttttttattattattaatgtagtTTGTGGACCCTGCAAAAATGTTGGGGATTGGAAGCATTATGGAGTACATGAAAGAGTGGAAGAAAGTGCATGCAGCAACAAAGCAAGCACATGGAAGACCACAAACAACAGACATCAGACATGTTCTCTCACTTTCTCCGAAGGTTCATTGATTACAAATCAACACGAGCTAGAATCAGAATAACAACatatgatgaaaaaaaaatcaacaacaCTAAAGTATGATCTGTATTTGGATTGTGGCAAATAAAAGGCATTAAAAATGGTAATCTCCACCCTTTCAGATgagcaataataataatataataatgacatgatgatatatatatatatatttatatgggCATAAAGAAGGGTATTGTGGGTGATGGTGGGGGGGCTGCTGCTGCAACAACAGCTGCAGAAGAAAGAAGACATAAAAGAAAAGGCCAAAAACCCATTTGTAGTCGGTCGGTCAGTAGCATTATTATCAAAGGGTTGAAAGTGATAGGAGAGTTTGTATTTGTTTGgagattcaaattcaaattcaaaaccaaattcaaatgagcagcagcagcagcactCCCCATGTGACTGACTCACTGACTGACCTTCTTCCACCCTTTGTGGCCCCTACTGAGGGCCCTTTTcatgtctaaaagaaaaagtagaAAACCAATCCAATCTATTATAATTGAGACAAAACAGTGTCTCCTTCTAAAGTAAGTAGCCTTTAATCATCCCCAAAGATCACACAACCCCTCCTTTTATTCCTCTTTCTCTCTGTCAGGATATTATTATTCATCATCAACATTACCACCAAATTATAAGcatatattatatgaaaaagGGAAAAAGATGCCATTCCATTCATCTTTCTTCTTTAAgtagaatattattatttaacattagAGTTACAActctaattatataataattaagatcaGTCATCATCACTAGTAGCTACTATTACTACTACTATTACTACTGCAacataagaagaagaaattaaCTAGTTCATCATCTGTCTTGTCTCTCTGTTCTTTTAAGTATTGAGTTATGTATTTTTGTTAACTAGTATGGTGGGGTGATGGTATTCATGctgacaataataataataataataatattcttcaAGAGATGAGatctttccttctttttttttgctttttctACTGTTGTTGGAGATGGTAGGTAGTATACATCTGCTATACATACAGCATACAGCAAGCAGCTAGAGGGGCCTTTTCCTGCTGGCTTGTTTtacttcatcatcatcatatgcTTTACTAATACATTCTGCATTAAAACACAGAAATTTACTTCAAAAGTCTCAAAATCATGTTTATTTTCAAGAATTTGTAACCAACTCACCTTCCTAACTGAATTCATATGCTCTGCTAGCTGTTATTTGCTACCCACTTTCTTTAACCTACATTTCAATGGCTTCTTGCCCAGATGAAAACCTTATCAAAAACAAACACAAACCCATCTCCACCAATTCAGTAAACAACAAGAACAACAGTCTCATTGTGTGATTTGAGAGAAAGAGaggaatttattttatatttacctAGGCATTTGGAAGTAACATGACTTAATAGAAGAACCCATGTTGAGGGATGAAGATATGTTAGTATTTCTCACTTCATCATCACCTTCTTTCTCACCAGCAACCGAGAACACAGAAGAATTTCCTACTGCTGCTTTTTTTGTAGGAGAAGTAAACAGATTATCGGGAAGTATGTGCTCCAAGCTGTTTTGAGGATAAAAAACGTATTTAGACTCAAACACCAGATCAAATCTATATCATTCTCAACTTAATACCTTTCCGGAAGTGCCTCATCATAGTTGGATAGTTTCTCCTTCACTACATTATTGTTATCACCTGAAAAAAAAGCAGCAATATCAGCCACAAGGTTCAAATTTAAAGATTTACTAGCCAATTTCTACTAATTAACCTTCTGAACTGTCTTCATTAgcaccatcatcatcttcatacTGGAAATGATTGACATTTGGGTGTGTTTGGAGTATTGAAGGAGGACTCGGGAGCCCAGCTGTGAAATTGGGATGGAATAACGGATGGCCATGACCGTGGCCATGTCCATGATGATTTTGCAAGTCCATAAGTTGCAAAGTCCTCAGCCTTCTTCCCTCAATTTCAATAGCCTGCTGCAATTCAGCCTGCTCCAATTTCCTTCTCAGCAAGATATCTTGAGGATCACAGAGCATCCTAGGTCCTAAAGTGAGAGGAAGACACAACTTAGCAAAATCTTcaatcatttttcaaatttaaaaaattaaaatcatttaccAATGGGAAGATCAAAAGGATCAAGCCCAGAAAGATACTCCCTATCAAGTGGATGTTGCTTCCTAACCAGCAGtagtaaaaaacaattaattggtAAGAGAACAAGGCAGACACAGCTAATGAGAAAAAATacttaatgttaaattaattacttGTCTGGAATCTTTCCCTTCTCCTTGTAAGGCTTCACTAGAACACGGGAATCGCAAACAAAATGAGGATTGCCTTTAGCTAGAATCAACTTCACGGTGTCTGAGTAAATGAAGGTGACAAACCCAAACATTCGCTTCTGCTGATATGGTATCCTAACATCTTGAACTGGTCCAAACTTGCTTCAAACAGTTAAAAAGGTAAAACCAATCAACAGAGaaattcaatttaatcaaaTCTAAGTAACAAAGATATTCAATTTATACCTAAAATAAGCAGAAACATCTTCTTCCTTAAATGTGCTATCAGCCGGAAATGTTAGGTAAATCTGCCTGGAACTCGAATTAGAACTACCCAATGCAAAAAGATCGGGTCTTTCAGACCGAAATCTGCCAAATTTATAGAAATCGTCCCCCATCATCAATGCTGCGGCTGCTGCTGCAGATCTACAATGCAGTTCGATCCCAAAATCAGAACGAAGGGTAGGGTATTTGTTTTCACTATTCTCAGTTCACATCAATTAATGATTTATCTACTTAAACACATCTTTAACTGGTCATATAGATAACCATTCCAAGTTTAGAAACCAAGCATTAATCGTAACCATCGGAATGGGAAGATATCAAAAGAGGAAAGATTTGGCTTTTTTAGTAGTACCTTGGAGAATCATTCATGAAGCTCATCATGCCTTTCGTGTAAGGGAAATGTCCTCCTCCGGCCATCAACTGAGAGGCAGCGGCGAATCTCTGCTGCTGAATAGCCTTCATCCTCAGAAACTCATCGAGCCCATCGAGTTTTCCCGGCGACCCAACATCAGAACCATCTGGCGAATCGGCGAAACCGCTTCCTCCTCCGTGCATGAACTTGCAAGTACTTCCATTTTTGCAGAAACCTCTTGCAAAATACATACACGGTCTCCAACCAAACCCAGCGCCACCACCATCTTCCGACAACCCTCCAGCAAGAAAGGAGTCACTCACAGAACAGCTCCGTCGGTGGAGATGGTGATGATGGTTGTCACCGCAGCTTCCGTAGGGGAAAGGAACCGAATCGCTCCGACCGTTCGGACTCATTATCGGATCTGCAAAATCAGCGTTACCAGACGAAGAATCGTCGAGGAAAGAGAGTTGCTCTTGCACTTGAGAGGCGTAATCCCCGTTAGGATCACCGCTGTTGTTGTTATTGTTGTAATACTGCGGTGGGAATGAAGTAGCGGATGCAGGAGGAGAGAACGAACCGGACCCACCAGCACCGGTGCTTCCATTTACAACAGCAGCGTAAGATAGAGAAGAACCAGGTCTAGGACTCAAATGACTACTTGGGCTCCGGTGATCTGTGAAACCAGACACGGACCAAGGAGATGATGGAGAAGACGGGTTCACATGATACCCATTGTTGGGAATAACGATCCTGGGCGAAGAATGATGCAAATGAGAAGGTCTGGCTTGATTGGACATAGGACTGAAAGGGGAAGGAGATGAAGGGGTTGAAAGTGTAGTGGAAATAGTAGAGGGAAGTCCGAGATGGGTTTTGGCTTGATTGATTACAGATAGCAAAAGGGTTTCAGGGCCAAAGGCGAGACGAATCATCTCCTTCTCGCCTTGGTCTTGCCATAGAATGTAACCCATAGCCTTGGATGCATTGTCTGGATCCAAAGATTGGATCCTGGAGAAGACAATCTTAGTTGCCTCGTAAGAGTCCATAATACTCTCTCTTCAGTAATACCCACCACCACCACTACCCGTATGTATGTTTGTCTGTCTGTCTACCCTTTAATAACCCAGTTTCAGAAATCCCcacttcttcttctctcttgtTTTAAAGAGAGAGAGGAGGATTGATTAGTAATGGAAGAAGGAGAATTAGGGTTTTAAATAGTGTAATGTGACAGCATCAAAAGCTCTTTTCTTTTGACTCAAAGGAGAGAGAACAGGGGAGTTGGACTAGCTCATCTCAtctcattcattattattattattattattatttatttagggAAATAGTAGATTTAATCATACCATACATAAAaccaatttcaatttaattaccttagattagattagattagcTGAGCTGGCCTATTATTATATGCTCATCATCTCccatcatattttttaatcaataaattatttcattacaaatatttattaaggaTTATTTGATAATgtggaaaaaatatatttatcaccCCATTTTTAGGGTTTGTTCCATGGTGGTTATTTGATggttttttggaattttgtctcaaataattttgttagatgaaaaataggttatttggatttttaatttaataaattattattattatatatttaaaatttaaattttatacagataaaattagataaaattaattatttaatacttaTCATCATAATGATAAAAATCTTACAATTTCTTAGAtaagtttgattcaacttatttgttttaacttattcagcttattattagatatatttgacaatatttagtttattttttagatgAGAAATGTATAAAAAAGAAACTATCTTTAAAAACAagatatgtttgattataatttttagattGACTTGTTACACAAATTTATTGCCCAATTGACTTATTATGCAAAACCGCTCAATGCAAAAAATACAAATAGAATCAAAAGAGCCTTTAATCTTCTCATTCTAACTTATGaccttttatttattacataacATTACTTAGAGTCAGTttgatgagtttttttttctttgataaaAACTagtttatttagaaatttagtcgagtttgatattatttgaaaagaaaaaaatggttttcaatatatattatctaaatacccttatcttatttaataataaaattataaaaatatttgaataataatttgatattttaattaataaatataatgattgaataaatgaaaaaaaagaaatgtaataattaagttttgagtaaaatattcaaataccCATATGAACCaactcttaaaaaaatatataaatatttgaattaataatttgatttttttttaaataaaaaagttaatataaaagTGACTTAACAAGGCTGTCCTAGAAAAATGGGTTTTGCCACAACCAATCCTTTTATCATAGAAAATCAGCATACTGCAGCCTTGAGCGCAGTAAAAAAAACTTTACTGCATTGATTACTGCACCCAATtggttttcttctttttttcaaactaataaGTAAATacaaatacttaattatttaaacccaaataattcatcttcttttttcaaaaaatgaaacaatttattttgaagaaaaaaaaaacacatcaaaAAAGTGGTTCATAATGCAGTAATGGACCCTACtgtaatgatgatgataatttaTAAGTCCCAAATGGGGACATATTCTCAccgttttctattttatttttttcaaatataggatcattatatttatttttgtccttgaGGAAAGacatttcaaacaaattataactaaagtttgaaattttgtcattttataaacaaaactGATCAAGTTATGCCCTTGGTAAGATATACAATAATATCATTCTtaactcatatattttataatattatattatgggTTGCCCTATTAAGAACTACAACAACACAATTCAAATTTCAAGTGTCCTTTCTAAGGACCTACAGCCCTAAGTTTGGTTGagtcaattatttaattacctTAATGCACCACACATGGTTATAGGCAAATGACAATTAGGTATACAATTCTAAGGCCCCTACAATATTTTGGTGTTAATTACAATAGATATTATTCTAGTGTAATTCTTTTTGTTGTTTTAGTTGGACTTTTCTATATACTTACTCTTTTTCtattgttatattttgtttaatttgaacaattaattttgttaaattatttatctagttatattttattgtatagTCTTTGTAACTTGTTGAAGTGGAAAaagttgtatttaaaataattaatgttttcaagtttaaaataattaatgttttcaaGTTCCAACCATGAGTATGATATTAActttctcaaataaaataaaatcttaaatatgATGCTGAAATGGAGAGTTGAGTTTTCTCATATAGGATGTAAGTAAACTCACCACATTAAAACAGTTCAGTTGGTGGTTATAGTGACTGTTAAAgctttaaatcaattaattatgattaatttgtttttttaaatatgtttacaaCTAATAGTTGATACTTAAATATCTTTATTAAGATTTTAACCATTAAATTAAGGTGAGTCTAGCTATTCTATCGAACAAATCTgaacaaaaaaaatcagattCTTCAATTATACGACTCAATGTAGAGTTTTGATTGAGTGTAATGAAAAGAGGATTAGATTGAACGTTAATAACTTATTTCTTAAGGAAGTAATGAAGATGGTATCGAATAAGCTCTTTGATCTTGATGCAGGTGACAGCGGTACCACACGAGACGTGAGCGAACGAAATTCCTGTATCTAATGAAAGAGGATCGATCTGGCATGAGCCTTCGAGCGGTCAGAAAAAATTACACTTATTTGTAAAGTACCGCTCTTCCTATTTATAGAGTTAAGGCGAGAAATTGTAAAGTTGAATATAatgtttattcaaataaacgaacaaattatatatgattaactttatttttttaactattctAACTTGGtgtaacatttttatttaataaaaaaatatttaaaattctaatattttgatttttttacttAACTGTTTTTAAATTAGTTCAAATTGTTTGAAATATGGTGAAATGTAGGGTGATTATTGAGTATAATAGTTAATATGGtgcaattttaatttatcaaaaaaattgacCCAATCCTCTATCACCCCTAATTTTTAGgtactttataaaaaaaaaaaaactagtttgatttgaatatttatagtttgaaaaatatatttaacagatcactattattttaataattaaattagttactgaaccaaatataatatatttattttattttaattaaaattaaatattaaatataaaaatatttattaattaatcatttttaataaacaagatttaaggtttaattttttttttatcaaaaatatatttattacatttttcttttattattcaatcatttaatttattaatcaaaatatttttataaaatttaaatataaactaattaaacaccaaaaataatctaaacagtaatttaatgagttaaaaaaaattaaaaaaataaatatttttttaaaaaagaagcCAATAAAGTTCTGAAATAAGCCAATATTAAAGAAACAAGGtcttagaaagaaaataaaaagggaaaacatgttaaaacaaaCAAGACCTAAATTTTGTCGAATAGTGACTCTCTTGTTTTGTGGGTCTGtcgttttatatatatattgggacAAAAAACAAGGCTACGAAGCCTACTCTATATACTAGCTAGTCAGCTCTCTCAATTCTTtactctctctcacacacattAAACACACATATATGCACAGATATTTGTATTTTTCAATTGTTTTATATTGTTTTCTTATATTTTcaatgtatattattattttataagttatctTGTTCTAtgtaaatacaaattattttaattttttaataccaAAATTTTTCGGACTAATTTGAATtggatttatttgattaaattgaaattttatttaaataaattttggaaaaattaattaatttgatgaaatattataataaaatatttttttcttaatattttatttaataaattgaataatatgattgatacaaaattaaaaatttaataaaaaatgttacttTTCTTCTATCTTATTTGAAAGAGTTATTTGTAActtatttggttatttaaataatttttaattcaattatctTTGGTCtcttaatcaattaaattaattaatttattaatgtatatattttatattaaatattaatattttttaattattttaaattataattaaaattgttataaactaaaccaaaattattatttaaataactgaaatggattatttaaatattttatagattcCTACCAAATATggggggaaatttgatcaaataacctcaaagatgaggttatttgatctgatggtaaagtgataattttattgcgctcgtggtgattttattttttggacgattttgcccttgtcgcgaaacgctaagtcacttagcgtttcacGAAGTGACGACATGTGAAATGTCCAAAttgcccttactatttaatataacctccgtacttttttttcatttttttcttctccttctctctcttcccgctcttctcctccttctctctaaactccggcggcggcggcggcgatctCGTCGGAGATCTCGGCGGAGAAGTTCGTTCGAAATCCACTATGAGCTCGACGACgtgcacgagcactgttccaataggtacgtctatttgaagcatgttttattgatgttcgttttctgagattgattagggtttacttcccgtttcgctaagtgcccagcgattcgctaaggacttctcgtttcgctaagtgccttacgattcgcgaaggccttcccgtttcgctaagttcttagcgattcgcgaagtattaattatccgtctctaaatcaaatcatgtttttatattgcagctgaagttttcgttttctataatggagagtggaaacttgatgctgatggaacactgtattttgatgcatcttcaatcaaaacatttgatctaccccaaaatactcgttatgctgaattacttgatatactctACGATAGACTTAATCTCCAGATATCAGcatacgatttagtgctccaagtgaagtatgatattccgaatatcagaaatccaaaacctgtttttattgataatgatggggatttgaacacatatctatcacgcttgattttgggtcgaacagtgtcaccattgtgtgtatctgtagtggagaagtcatcgtttactaaagaaaagataccactacttacatacccaactcaagaaagtatactaccaccacaacttactcagaaatttgttccacctgttgtacccttggaattctttgttgaaagtcaaaatgaagccggagaaacctctttgcctcacatcccacttactcaggacttgcatgttaatagtggtgaaaaagcatcaatacctatacaaccaagtgcaagaagatcatcattgggtacaccaactagtgcaagaaaggcatcaaatggtacaccaacaagtgcaagaagatcatcaatgggtacaccatctagtgcaagacgatcttcaatgggtacaccatcgacagacccgacagacacatcaccgccagaccccacatttgcgatggcattaactagtgaaaccgtattggaagttggttcgttctttgaaaataaaaaagaacttcaacttgctctatataaatatgcgatggccaatcattttgaattcaaagtggagaagtcaagaaaaaatctttgggaactcaaatgtttggatgagacatgcaagtggagtttgcgggctgtgaaaggtaagttttctgagatgtttgagatccggacatttgagcatcaacactcatgctcaactttgtcgaggcccaagaaaaaaatgcaaacaccagcatgggttattgggcagtgcgtgaagagcaagtacatggaccatcatcataaccacttgcctaagaaaataattgaagacatgcagacaacttatgggatatttttgacttataataaggcatggagggcaagggaaaatgctttaatagcggtgcgagggacggtagaggattcttatggaatactgccatcatacctttacatgttggagaagtgtaatcctggtaccataaccgacatacagacagacgagctcggtcacttcaagtatatgttcatgtccctaggcctctcaattaggggtttcaaatccttttgccgtcctgtattatgtgttgatgctagttttcttaagcacaaggtgggtggtcaattattggtggctattgcattggatgcgaatgagcaactatatcctgtcgcattcggcgttgttgattcagagaataataactcctggacttatttcatgcaaaaactgagagacgcaattggattagttgatgatctcgtcttcgtatccgacagacacccaagcatcgctaatgccttgtgtgctgttttcccagaagcagaccacggtgcgtgcacatatcacataaagatgaatattgtggccaaattcaaaagtgataagTGTCATGCGGAGTTTGATTCGGCTTCAAGGGCATACACTGTCCACGAATTTAATCGTTGG is part of the Impatiens glandulifera chromosome 1, dImpGla2.1, whole genome shotgun sequence genome and encodes:
- the LOC124921257 gene encoding zinc finger CCCH domain-containing protein 46-like gives rise to the protein MDSYEATKIVFSRIQSLDPDNASKAMGYILWQDQGEKEMIRLAFGPETLLLSVINQAKTHLGLPSTISTTLSTPSSPSPFSPMSNQARPSHLHHSSPRIVIPNNGYHVNPSSPSSPWSVSGFTDHRSPSSHLSPRPGSSLSYAAVVNGSTGAGGSGSFSPPASATSFPPQYYNNNNNSGDPNGDYASQVQEQLSFLDDSSSGNADFADPIMSPNGRSDSVPFPYGSCGDNHHHHLHRRSCSVSDSFLAGGLSEDGGGAGFGWRPCMYFARGFCKNGSTCKFMHGGGSGFADSPDGSDVGSPGKLDGLDEFLRMKAIQQQRFAAASQLMAGGGHFPYTKGMMSFMNDSPRSAAAAAALMMGDDFYKFGRFRSERPDLFALGSSNSSSRQIYLTFPADSTFKEEDVSAYFSKFGPVQDVRIPYQQKRMFGFVTFIYSDTVKLILAKGNPHFVCDSRVLVKPYKEKGKIPDKKQHPLDREYLSGLDPFDLPIGPRMLCDPQDILLRRKLEQAELQQAIEIEGRRLRTLQLMDLQNHHGHGHGHGHPLFHPNFTAGLPSPPSILQTHPNVNHFQYEDDDGANEDSSEGDNNNVVKEKLSNYDEALPERY